In one window of Pseudorasbora parva isolate DD20220531a chromosome 7, ASM2467924v1, whole genome shotgun sequence DNA:
- the cep72 gene encoding centrosomal protein of 72 kDa isoform X1, which translates to MAVDGLTITEQWIREKLNLQHSCLADVRSLTLPGTYEGKICHLGTSLKNFVRLKTLDLSHNALVTVQGIEHLEMLERLNLYYNRLASLQDVFSLHKLQNLKELDLRLNPVVKRHPHYRLFLVHAMTKLRKLDDCPVRDRERKAALMHFSSEANLDTNHKKHVLIQDTPCRSSELRIKAMQKVMKTLSLLDGNEEAALNDVSSKTWNSKRPQTLSAGSENERSPHLSQEDPVRSHRVRFVSPIVESRHSVRSLTRVTVRGEQVFTPHPTDIQSASQEHKWQNQHQDRANPLMHPPRLTYQITGASERSPSESERRRKPQKGAYRKPMELLLSMMEELWSGKEENQQNRTFLMKMVQILSMMDQDVVGGEQEIQTLKETLKALNARNELQEKQQQSEIEELTLQLQQAQESIAGLNEQLKSVLEENVSLQKQLIKVEKKLLSSHLKKTPHIEGRGEHSVPEQLNMKRHTIQDGQGANDPHDSYRSLIARNERLLQQLEEALMS; encoded by the exons ATGGCGGTAGACGGTTTGACCATAACAGAGCAATGGATCAGAGAGAAACTGAACCTTCAACACAGCTGCTTAG CGGATGTCCGATCATTGACTCTTCCAGGAACATATGAAGGGAAAATCTGTCATTTGGGGACATCCCTAAAAAACTTTGTGCGTCTGAAAACACTGGATCTTTCACATAATGCACTGGTTACAGTTCAG GGGATTGAGCATTTGGAAATGCTGGAGAGACTGAATCTGTACTACAACAGACTGGCGTCTCTGCAGGACGTCTTTTCCCTGCACAAGCTGCAGAATTTGAAGGAACTGGACTTAAGGCTGAATCCTGTGGTCAAGAGACACCCGCACTACCGCTTGTTCTTGGTCCATGCGATGACCAAACTCCGCAAACTTG ATGACTGTCCAGTACGAGACAGAGAAAGAAAGGCGGCTCTCATGCATTTCTCTTCAGAGGCAAATCTAGACACTAATCATAAGAAACATGTCTTAATACAAGACACACCTTGCAG AAGTAGTGAGCTCAGAATAAAAGCGATGCAGAAGGTGATGAAGACACTCTCCCTTCTAGATGGGAATGAGGAAGCTGCACTCAATGACGTTTCTAGCAAGACCTGGAATAGCAAGAGACCTCAAACTCTTTCCGCCGGCTCTGAGAACGAGCGCAGCCCTCATCTATCACAGG AGGATCCAGTTCGTTCCCATAGAGTCAGGTTTGTGAGCCCCATTGTGGAGAGCCGTCATTCAGTCAGGAGTCTGACTCGCGTTACAGTTCGAGGAGAACAAGTCTTTACTCCACATCCTACAGACATCCAGTCTGCTTCACAGG AACATAAATGGCAAAACCAACATCAAGACAGAGCAAATCCACTCATGCATCCTCCCAGATTAACTTACCAGATCACAGGAGCCTCAGAGAGAAGCCCATCGGAATCAGAGAGAAGACGCAAACCCCAGAAG GGTGCCTACAGGAAGCCTATGGAGTTGCTCCTCAGCATGATGGAGGAGCTCTGGTCTGGGAAGGAGGAAAATCAACAAAACAGGACTTTCCTCA TGAAGATGGTTCAGATCCTCAGCATGATGGATCAGGATGTTGTGGGAGGAGAACAGGAAATCCAAACTCTTAAAGAGACGCTCAAAGCCTTGAATGCTCGGAATGAACTACAGGAAAAACAACAGCAGTCTGAGATTGAAGAACTGACACTTCAGCTTCAGCAGGCGCAGGAGTCCATC GCAGGCCTTAATGAGCAGCTGAAGAGTGTGCTGGAGGAAAATGTGTCTTTACAGAAACAGCTCATCAAAGTAGAAAAGAAGCTGCTGTCCTCTCATCTGAAGAAAACCCCACACATTGAGGGCAGAG GAGAGCACTCAGTCCCTGAGCAGTTGAACATGAAAAGACACACGATTCAAGACGGACAAGGAGCGAATGACCCCCATGACAGCTACAG GTCTTTAATAGCAAGAAACGAGCGTTTGCTGCAGCAGTTGGAAGAGGCTCTAATGAGTTGA
- the LOC137082590 gene encoding tubulin polymerization-promoting protein — MEEFKVQTAKHPLPNSSPMRPHSEHSKEHAAKRLSSASNGTSDGGAGSKTPVEITALEESFRRFAIHGDTRATGKEINGKNWSKLCKDCGVIDGKTITLTDVDIVFSKVKNKSGRTITYSQFKEALAELARKRFKDKSSEEAAQELHKLIEGKSPVISGVTRAVASPTVSRLTDTTKFTGSHKERFDETGRGKGKAGRVEVVDTSGYVPGYKHAGSYEKKVQKPPQKPM; from the exons ATGGAGGAGTTTAAAGTTCAGACTGCCAAACATCCTTTACCCAACAGTTCGCCCATGAGGCCGCACAGTGAGCACTCGAAAGAGCACGCAGCCAAGCGCCTGTCCTCCGCATCCAACGGCACGAGCGATGGAGGAGCGGGCTCCAAAACGCCCGTGGAGATCACTGCGCTGGAGGAGTCATTCCGGCGCTTCGCCATTCACGGAGACACACGAGCCACCGGGAAAGAAATTAACGGCAAGAACTGGTCCAAACTGTGTAAAGACTGCGGCGTCATCGATGGCAAGACCATCACCCTCACAGATGTGGATATCGTCTTCTCTAAAGTCAA GAACAAATCTGGCCGCACTATTACATACAGCCAGTTCAAAGAAGCGCTGGCGGAGCTGGCCAGGAAACGCTTCAAAGATAAGAGCAGCGAGGAAGCCGCACAAGAGCTTCACAAACTGATAGAAGGGAAATCGCCCGTTATATCTGGAGTCACG AGAGCCGTGGCTTCTCCGACCGTGTCCCGTTTGACCGACACCACCAAGTTCACTGGATCGCACAAGGAGCGTTTCGACGAGACGGGCCGCGGGAAGGGGAAGGCAGGGCGCGTGGAAGTGGTGGACACGTCCGGATACGTCCCTGGATACAAGCACGCGGGGTCATATGAGAAGAAGGTTCAAAAACCTCCACAAAAACCCATGTGA
- the cep72 gene encoding centrosomal protein of 72 kDa isoform X2, producing the protein MAVDGLTITEQWIREKLNLQHSCLADVRSLTLPGTYEGKICHLGTSLKNFVRLKTLDLSHNALVTVQGIEHLEMLERLNLYYNRLASLQDVFSLHKLQNLKELDLRLNPVVKRHPHYRLFLVHAMTKLRKLDDCPVRDRERKAALMHFSSEANLDTNHKKHVLIQDTPCSSELRIKAMQKVMKTLSLLDGNEEAALNDVSSKTWNSKRPQTLSAGSENERSPHLSQEDPVRSHRVRFVSPIVESRHSVRSLTRVTVRGEQVFTPHPTDIQSASQEHKWQNQHQDRANPLMHPPRLTYQITGASERSPSESERRRKPQKGAYRKPMELLLSMMEELWSGKEENQQNRTFLMKMVQILSMMDQDVVGGEQEIQTLKETLKALNARNELQEKQQQSEIEELTLQLQQAQESIAGLNEQLKSVLEENVSLQKQLIKVEKKLLSSHLKKTPHIEGRGEHSVPEQLNMKRHTIQDGQGANDPHDSYRSLIARNERLLQQLEEALMS; encoded by the exons ATGGCGGTAGACGGTTTGACCATAACAGAGCAATGGATCAGAGAGAAACTGAACCTTCAACACAGCTGCTTAG CGGATGTCCGATCATTGACTCTTCCAGGAACATATGAAGGGAAAATCTGTCATTTGGGGACATCCCTAAAAAACTTTGTGCGTCTGAAAACACTGGATCTTTCACATAATGCACTGGTTACAGTTCAG GGGATTGAGCATTTGGAAATGCTGGAGAGACTGAATCTGTACTACAACAGACTGGCGTCTCTGCAGGACGTCTTTTCCCTGCACAAGCTGCAGAATTTGAAGGAACTGGACTTAAGGCTGAATCCTGTGGTCAAGAGACACCCGCACTACCGCTTGTTCTTGGTCCATGCGATGACCAAACTCCGCAAACTTG ATGACTGTCCAGTACGAGACAGAGAAAGAAAGGCGGCTCTCATGCATTTCTCTTCAGAGGCAAATCTAGACACTAATCATAAGAAACATGTCTTAATACAAGACACACCTTGCAG TAGTGAGCTCAGAATAAAAGCGATGCAGAAGGTGATGAAGACACTCTCCCTTCTAGATGGGAATGAGGAAGCTGCACTCAATGACGTTTCTAGCAAGACCTGGAATAGCAAGAGACCTCAAACTCTTTCCGCCGGCTCTGAGAACGAGCGCAGCCCTCATCTATCACAGG AGGATCCAGTTCGTTCCCATAGAGTCAGGTTTGTGAGCCCCATTGTGGAGAGCCGTCATTCAGTCAGGAGTCTGACTCGCGTTACAGTTCGAGGAGAACAAGTCTTTACTCCACATCCTACAGACATCCAGTCTGCTTCACAGG AACATAAATGGCAAAACCAACATCAAGACAGAGCAAATCCACTCATGCATCCTCCCAGATTAACTTACCAGATCACAGGAGCCTCAGAGAGAAGCCCATCGGAATCAGAGAGAAGACGCAAACCCCAGAAG GGTGCCTACAGGAAGCCTATGGAGTTGCTCCTCAGCATGATGGAGGAGCTCTGGTCTGGGAAGGAGGAAAATCAACAAAACAGGACTTTCCTCA TGAAGATGGTTCAGATCCTCAGCATGATGGATCAGGATGTTGTGGGAGGAGAACAGGAAATCCAAACTCTTAAAGAGACGCTCAAAGCCTTGAATGCTCGGAATGAACTACAGGAAAAACAACAGCAGTCTGAGATTGAAGAACTGACACTTCAGCTTCAGCAGGCGCAGGAGTCCATC GCAGGCCTTAATGAGCAGCTGAAGAGTGTGCTGGAGGAAAATGTGTCTTTACAGAAACAGCTCATCAAAGTAGAAAAGAAGCTGCTGTCCTCTCATCTGAAGAAAACCCCACACATTGAGGGCAGAG GAGAGCACTCAGTCCCTGAGCAGTTGAACATGAAAAGACACACGATTCAAGACGGACAAGGAGCGAATGACCCCCATGACAGCTACAG GTCTTTAATAGCAAGAAACGAGCGTTTGCTGCAGCAGTTGGAAGAGGCTCTAATGAGTTGA